The genomic region ACAGTGCCACCACCTTAGAGGTGGTGGCAATCGACCCATTTTAGGCATAGCTATCGCTATGCGGGAAAGGTAATCCCCAAGCGGCGACCCACTTCTTCGTAGGCTTCAATAACGCCCCCCAACCCCTGGCGGAAGCGGTCTTTATCCAGCTTCTCGCGGGTGTTGGCATCCCACAAGCGGCAGCCATCTGGGGAGAACTCGTCACCCAACACCACCTCACCTTTGAACACACCAAACTCAAGCTTGTAATCCACCAGGAGCATATCGCCCTCAGCAAACAGCTGTTTGAGGATGTGGTTCACTTTAAAGGTTAGCGCTTTCATTTTTGCCAGCTGCTCGGGAGTCGCCCAGCCAAAGGTTTCCGCCAGCGACTCGTTAATCATCGGGTCGCCCTTCTCATCGTTTTTCAAAAACAGTTCAAAGGTCGGCGGGGTCAGGGCAATGCCCTCTTCAACGCCTAAACGCTTAACCAGGCTGCCAGCAGCGATATTACGTACAACACACTCAACCGGGATCATCTGCATTTTTTTAACTAAGCTTTCGTTGTCAGAAAGCTGCTTTTCAAAATGCGTAGGGATTCCCCCCTCTTCCAAGCGCTGCATAATGAACGCATTGAAAATGTTGTTCACCATCCCCTTACGGGCTAACGCCTCTTTCTTTTTGCCGTCAAAAGCGCTGGTATCATCACGAAAGTGCAGTACCAGTACGTCAGGGTCGTCAGTGGTGTAAACAGATTTTGCCTTACCGGCATAGAGCTCTTGGCGCTTTTCCATGGGGACTCCGAAAAGGGTGCAGCATTAAAAATTAACGTAAATAGCCGGAGACACGCTCAAGCAACTCGCGCTGATCATCGGCACTCAAGCGACGCTCGCTGGCATTGATCGCACGTAGTATGGTCTGGTCACCATTCGGCTGCAGAGCTAGGCGAATTTCCTGAGACATACGGCGCACATCTGGGCTAAAGACGATTTGCAGCGGGTTGCGACCACGCTCGCTTTCCGTCATATATTCAACTAAGAACTCATAGTTTTCCGCAGAGGTGTCAAGTAAATCACGCTGGCCTTCAACGCTAAAATCGAGCGCCAAATAGTGATTTAGCTCGGCCCAAACACGGTCAACAGGCTGGGGTATCACTACTTGCCACTCGTCGTCTTGCTGACGTATCTGTAGCGTTTGCTGACTGGCCAAGCGCTGAGCTGTCCACGAGGAGGATGCACTGGCGCTCGCGCTGCGCGCACCTAAGTACTGCTCTAACGCGTCAAGGCAGTTGGCCTGGGTTTGCCCGCCTTGCTCGCAGCGGACTTCACTGCTGCCAGCACGTAACGCGCTTTGCAAACGCAGCGTCGCCTGAGAGGTTTCAATAACGCCTTGGTTGGCATTACTCTGCTGCACGCCTAGCTGGCGGCTGCGTGCAAAAGCTTCTAACTGCGGCCACACGGCACCGGTTTCAGCGGCGATGACTAGCCACGACTGATTACCTACCTGACGGCGCTCCACGTAATCGGGCTCTAAACCGCTCCCCACCGTCAACGACTGCGGTGGCGCGATGTCGGCCGCGCTCTCAATCCGCGTGCCTTGGGTCGCGGCTTGTGGCACTGGCATGACATCACGATAACGCTGGGTATTACGAGTTTCAGGCAGCACTAAGGGCGGGGCAGGGGCAGCTTCGGTGTAATCCAGGTTACGATCGTGGTAGTAACCATCTCGCGCGCAGCCAGCAAGCGCAACCGCCGTTGCCAGTGCCAGCGGTATCCATTTAAGCACGCGTTTCTCAAGCACAGGTTTTTTAAGCACAGGGCTCATCAAGCCACCTTAACAGTCAACAAATTAGATACTCGGCGGGCCAAGGCAACGCCGAGTAGCAAGGGGTATCGCGCCGTGTTACTCCTCTACAACGCCCGCAAGCTGCAGCGCCTCGCTGACGGTGCCATGGTACTTCTCCGACAGCCATGTCAGCGGCAGGCGAATACCCGCGTCCATATAGCCCATACGATGCAACGCCCACTTTACTGGAATCGGGTTGGACTCGATCCCCAAATTCGTATGCAGCGGCATCAGGCGCGTGTTGAGCTGGTGCGCTTTATCGGCATCACCCGCAATGGCTGCTGCACATAAATCGTGCATCGCTTGCGGGGCAACGTTGGCGGTCACGGAGATATCACCATGCCCCCCCATCAACATAAAGTCACACGCCGTCGCATCATCGCCTGAGTAGAGCATAAAGCCACTGCCTTTCAAGCGATTGATTAGATCTTCGGCACGCTCAAGGTTCCCGGTGGCATCTTTTAGACCGATGATATTATCCACCTCGGCCAAGCGCAAAACGGTCTCGTTGTAGAGATCCGAGCAGGTGCGGCTGGGCACATTGTAAAGAATTACCGGCAGCTTGCTGCCCTCAGCCACTGCCTTGAAGTGCTGGTAGAGGCCTTCCTGGGTGGGCTTATTGTAGTAGGGGCAAACCGACAAGCAGTAGTCAGCGCCCACTTCACCGGCGTAGCGCGCCAGCTCAACCGCTTCAGATGTAGCGTTGGCACCGGTGCCTGCAATGACAGGAATCCGGCCATTCACCTCTTCAACCACGCTACGAATCACGTCAAAGTGTTCAGCAAATGACATGGTAGTTGGTTCACCCGTGGTGCCCGCTGCGACAATGGCATCGGTACCGTTGTCGAGGTGGAAATTCACCAGACGACGAAGCGCCTCCCAGTCGATGTCACCATTGACCTTCATCGGCGTCGCCAGGGCGACAATGCTACCTGTGATCATCCGTTTTTCCTCACCTGCAAAATGTTGAAATCAACCAACCGCATGCGACGCGATAACGTACATAGCGCTAAAACGCAGCATTGACACGTTTAGGAGCATGGTCAGCCCCGCCCATAAACACCAAATGGTACTCAGGCGACCCAAGCCTGTACAGCGTAAAGCACAGTGAGTTTGCTTACCCTGGGCAATCAGCTTTGACAGGCGGGCTGCACTTGCGTGTAATTCTTATTGAACGTTACCCCACATCAGGAGCTTATATGTCAATTGAACTTGGCCAACCCGTCACCAACTTTTCCGCCACTGCCACGGGCGACACCACCATTACGCTTTCAGAGCTTAAAGGCAAGCAAGTCGTCATCTACTTTTATCCTAAAGCCAGCACGCCGGGTTGCACGACGGAAGGAGGTGATTTTCGCGACCGTAAACACCAGTTTGATGCGGCTAACACGGTCATTATCGGTGTTTCCCGGGACGGCATACGTGCCCAAGAGAACTTCAAAGCCAAGCAAAACTTTAACTTCGAACTCATTTCCGACAAAGATGAACAGGTTTGCCAGCTGTTTGACGTCATCAAGTTAAAGAAAATGTACGGCAAGGAGCATTTGGGCATTGAGCGCAGTACGTTCTTAATCGATAGCGAAGGTAAACTCGCCAAAGCGTGGCGTGGTGTCAAAGTGCCGGGCCATGTTGATGAGGTGTTAGCCGCTGCTGAGACTTTGCACGCCGAGCACTGAGAAGACGTTTCCTAGCTAGCATATGCGCCCCTCTCTCTTAGCGGGCAGGGGCGCCAGCCTTCCGTCAAGGCAGCTCTTGTTCCGAGCGATTTATGTGTCCCGAATGTTGCAACAAGCGGTTCTCCTCTTGCTCCTTGATGCCTCTTGGCCAAGCATACACCAATGCCTTAAGCAGCGTGGCTAGCGGTATCGCAAAAAAGATACCCCAAAACCCCCATATACCACCGAAAAACAGCACGGCAACAATAATCGAAACCGGGTGGATATTGTTGGTTTCTGAAAACAGTACAGGCGCCAGAACGTTACCGTCCAACGCTTGAATCACTCCGTAAGCTACCAGTACGTAAGCAAACTGTTCGCTGATTCCAAAATGAAAGCCCGCAACGGCAGCCACCGGAAGCGTGGCAACCGCCGCACCAATGTAAGGAACCAATACCGAAAGCCCCACTAACACCGCCAGCAGCGCCGTATATGGCAAGCCAAAGAAAGCAAAGGTAAAAAAAGCCACACTGCCCACAATGATAATTTCGATAAATTTACCGCGGATGTAGTTGGCAATCTGAGTGTCCATCTCATGCCAAATGCGTGTCAGCAGCGTACGCTTTTGCGGCAGTAATGAAAGCGTAAAACCCACTAACGTTTCGCGGTCCTTAAGCATAAAGAACACCAAGATGGGCACCAAGACCAAGTAGATAATCAGTGCCATTACGTTGCCCAGCGACGCCAACGAAAGCGTTAACGCACGCTGCCCAAGCTGGCTGATCTCACGCCCAGCAACGCCAATCCAGCTCTGCATTTGGTCAGGGGTAATTAAATTTGGATAGCGAGCCTGCAGTTCATCCAGCCACCCTTGGCCGCTGGCAAACATGCGCGGTATCTCCTGAACAAGCCCAACCAGCTGGTTCCAAATCAGCGGCATTAAGATAAATGCCAGCGTTAGCAGCACACTGATAAAACCTAAAAACACAATAATCACAGATAAAAGATGCGGCACGCTTCGTCGGGTTAATCCGTTCACCACGCCTTGCAGCAGAAATGCCAGCACGAGCGCCGTAAAAAACGGTGCCAGCATGCGGCCAAACCAGATGATGGCCGCAAAGCCCGCCACTAGAACCAACAGAAGAATTAACGCCTCTTCGTCTGAAAAGTAACGCTCAACCCAACTTTTCAGAATCGTGCGCATGGTCATGAGTGTGTATTCCCTGCTTTACGTATCCAAAAAATGTACACATCGTCTCGCTGTTCACGCTGCTCAAGCACGTGGGCGCTTTGCTCGGTAAAGGATGCCATATCCCGCCAGGCACCTGCATCGGTCGCACGCACCTCTAACAGCTGACCCGGCGCAAGCCCTGAAAGCGCCTGTTTTGCCTTCAATAACGGTAGCGGACAATGCAGTCCACTTGCATCCAGTATTAAATCAGGGGTTTGCCCAGCCATAACCTCTCCCTCAAAATGCTGCCGAAATATGGCATTGTTACATAAACTATTTTTTCGTGATGCCCGCCGTGGAGTTGATTTAACGGCACTTCCCTGCCTGAATCAATGTCACAGGCTGTTAGCTGCGCCTAATACATGACGCCAGATTCACTAATGAGGATGCCATGCCGCACCTTCGCACGATTTATCCACGCTGGGCCTTAGCACTTTTTTTTGCGCTCAGCACAGCGGCTGTTACCCCACCGGGGCATGCCATTGATGACTACCAACTGCCTAGCTTGGGCGGTGCCTCCACCTCAGTAAGTAACGAAGAGTACCGTTTAGGTCGGGCGTGGTTACGCCAGTTCCGTGCCCAGGCCCCTCAGTGGCAGGACCCTATCGTTAATGACTATGTGCAGGGCCTCATTGCCCGCCTCGCGCCCCACAGCCAACTCGGCAACCTGCAAACGACGATTGTCATGGTCGACAACCGCTCACTGAATGCGTTTGCGGTTCCCGGTGGCGTGGTAGGCATCAACTCGGGGCTGTTTGCTTTTGCTGAAGATGAAGGCGCTTTCGTGTCAGTACTCGCCCACGAGCTTGGTCACTTATCTCAGCGCCATTATGCACGGGGCAGTGCCCGTGCCGAGCAGACTCAACTGCCCGCCATGGCCGCTATGCTTGCCGGCATGTTAATAGCCGCAAGCGGCGGTGGCGATGCAGGCCTTGCCGCCGCGATGGGTTCCCAAGCAGCACTGATTCAAGACCAGCTTAGCTACTCCCGCCGTTTTGAGCAGGAAGCCGACCGGATTGGCCTTCAAGCCATGGCCAATGCAGGCTACGACCCGGAGGCGATGGTGCGTATGTTTGGCGCCATGCAACGCATGGCGCGCTTGCAAGGAGGCACGCCGCCTGAGTTTCTGTTGAGCCACCCGGTCTCCGATAGTCGCTTAAGCGACGCCCAGGTTCGCGCATCACAGCTCCGCGTTGCTGACACTTACACTAGCAACACGTTGTACGACATGATGCGCGCCCGAGCACTGCTGAGCATTTACCACAACACGCCTCAGCAGGCCGCCTCCCGCCTTGATCAGGAGAACGCCGGAGAACCAGCACAGCGCTATCTAGGCGCACTCATCGCGGCACATAACGGACAAACAGATAGCGCCCTTAATACTCTCGACCAGTTAGCCCGTGAGCTGCCAGATTACAGCATGCTGCCCGCATCGGCCGCTAGCATAGCGCTTGACGCTCAGCGCTACGACGACGCCATTACCCGTAGCCAACGGCTGCTACGGCTATCGCCCAACTACTTACCTGCTCAGTTAGTGCTGGCTGAAGCTCAACTCCAGAGAAACCCAGAGGCCGCTTACAATCTGCTCAGAGAGATAACCGCACGCCACCCAGAAAATCCCCAAGGGTTTAGCCTACTGGCAGAAGCCGCAGGCCGCAGTGGCGATAACGGCTGGGGGCACCTAGCGCGAGCAGAGCACTTACAGCTAACAGGAAGAATTGATAGCGGCATTCGCCAGCTGAGCATTGCAAAAGATGCCGCTCGGCAGGAGAACGATCAGCAGGCACTGGCACGTATCGAACAGCGCCGTGAAGCGTTCTTAGAATACCGTGAGGCACTAGAGAAATTTTAAGGCCGCTAACAACACAGCCCGAATGCTTATCGCATTCGGGCTGTAATATTCAAACGGTCATAATCAGCTAAACGTTAGGCGTTAAAATTCAGCATACGCTCCAGCGGCTTTAACGCCTGCTGACGCAGCGCTTCATCTACAAAGATTTCCCCACTGCCATGGCGCAGCGCACCGGCTAAGTTATCCAGGGCGTTCATTGCCATCCACGGGCAGTGAGCGCAGCTACGGCATGTCGCACCATTGCCAGCAGTAGGTGCTTCAAACAGCGTTTTGCCCGGCACTGCTTGCTGCATCTTGAAGAAAATACCGCGATCAGTGGCCACAATTAGCTGCTCATTGGGCAGCGTTTGGGCGGCTTTGATCAGCTGAGAGGTCGACCCGGCCACATCCGCCAGCTTGACGACCGCATCCGGAGATTCGGGATGTACCAGCACGGCAGCATCAGGGTAGAGGCGCTTCAGATCCTCGATACCTTTGGCCTTGAACTCTTCATGGACGATACAGGCGCCGTCCCACATCAGCATATCGGCGCCAGTTTTCTTCTGAATGTAGCCACCCAGGTGCTTATCTGGCGCCCAAAGAATCTTCTCGCCCTTCGCCTGCAGGTGTTCAATCACCTCCACGGCAATGGACGATGTAACCACCCAGTCGGCGCGCGCTTTTACAGCGGCGGACGTGTTGGCGTACACCACCACCGTGCGGTCTGGGTGCGCATCGCAAAAAGCGCTGAACTCATCGATGGGGCAGCCAATATCCAGCGAGCAGGTGGCTTCCAGCGTGGGCATTAACACGCGTTTTTCTGGGGAAAGAATTTTTGCCGTCTCGCCCATGAAGCGAACGCCTGCGACGACTAACGTAGTAGCATCATGGCGAGCGCCAAAGCGGGCCATTTCCAAGGAGTCAGCGACACAGCCGCCGGTCTCTTCTGCTAACTGCTGAATGGCGTCATCGGTATAGTAATGAGCAACTAACACGGCGTTATTCGCTTTAAGCAGTTGCTTAATTTCATCAACCCGGACCTCGTCTTCCGCAGGAATACGAGTGGGGCAGTATGGGCTGGGGAGCGGAGCATCAAGCTCAGCTTGGGAAGTCATAATAGTCATCGTGTCTACCACTGTGACGAACAGGGAATCCCCCTGTTAAACATCAGTCGCGGCGTATGCACTCCGCACGCGCCGCTCTCGATGCGACGGGCCGCTGTGTCTCTCACGGTGGCACGCCGCTCTGGTCTTAGTAATGTGACCAGCGCTACCGTGGTGTCGCCGGCAGCTGAAGCTTTGACTATTGTGGTGGACAATTGTTGCCCACTGCAAGCAGAAAGTTCGTTTCGCACGCTACCCCTCTGCATAGCAAAACGCCCCTGACAATAAGCTGCCAGGGGCGTTGAATTTGGTGGGTCGTGTAGGATTCGAACCTACGACCAATTGATTAAAAGTCAACTGCTCTACCAACTGAGCTAACGACCCAAATTTTTGCTGCGTAACGGCGTTTAACTTAACGCTATATCTGTGTTCGAATGGTGGGTCGTGTAGGATTCGAACCTACGACCAATTGATTAAAAGTCAACTGCTCTACCAACTGAGCTAACGACCCCCTCGAACGGATGCATATAGTACGGATACAGTGCTTCGATGGCAAGCGTTTTTTATCTTTGGTCTATAAACATCCGTTACTTAAACGCGACTAACGACGCTTGGGCTTGCGCATGGCCTGCACCGGGCGACGCTTATGCTTGTCACGGCTCCAACGATTTTTCTCATCCGGGGTTAACTCCGGCACTTTGCGCGTTTCTAAATTCGCCAGTGTTGCCAGATCATCCACTTCATCCTGAGAAAGCTCTACCCACTCACCGGCTTTCGCCCGCTTATCCAGGAAGATATTGCCGTATCGCACGCGCTTTAGGCGGCTCACCGTCAGCTCCTGGGATTCCCAAAGGCGGCGCACTTCGCGGTTGCGGCCTTCTAGAATGACCACGTGGAACCAGGTATTAATGCCTTCGCCGCCGAACTCCTGCACGTCGGTGAAGCGAGCGGGGCCATCTTCCAGCATCACACCGTCAACCATCGCCACAATGTGTTCGCGCTTAACGTCGCCCATCACGCGCACTGCGTACTCACGCTCTACCTGGGTGGAGGGGTGCATCAGGCGGTTGGCCAGCTCACCGTCGGTGGTGAACAGCAGCAAACCGCTGGTGTTGATGTCCAAGCGGCCAATGGCAATCCAGCGTTCGCCTTTTAAACGCGGTAGGCGCTCGAAGACCGTGCGGCGTCCCTCAGGGTCTTTACGGGTACACAGCTCACCTTCCGGCTTGTTGTACATAATAACCCTGCGCGGCACTTCCTCTTCCGGGCGCAGCGTGACCGGTCGGTCATCAAAGCTGACTTTATCTCGCGCCTCTACCCGATCGCCAAGCTTCGCTACTTTACTATTGACCTTCACACGGCCATCGGAAATAGCGGTTTCCATTTCACGGCGGGAGCCAAGGCCTGCGCGGGCGAGGACTTTCTGCAGCTTTTCGCTGGTAGGGGGCGTGGTGTTGTTACTCTGACTCATGGTCGTCTGACCTCACATCGTTGGTCTGCGTGCGTGCGTCATGTTGGCGCTGCGCACGTGCCGCAAGCCGTGCCTCTAAATCGGCAAAACTCAGCGGCTGGGTTAACGCCGTCTCGGCGTGGGGGTCGGCTGATTCAGCCGAGGTAGTGTCTTTACTCTGGGGTGGCGCATCCTGCACGCTTTGCGCCGTTTCGTCCAGTGCGGATGGCAGATTTTGTTCGGCTGACGCCTCCTCCAGAGGCAGCGCTTCGTGGTCTTCGCCATTGATTAAGGTATGCATGGGCGGCAGCGCATCCAGCGTTTTCAGGCCGAAGTCATCCAGGAAGCTGCGCGTGGTGGCATACACGGCGGGGCGACCTGGCACGTCCCGGTGGCCCACTACACGTATCCAGCCGCGCTCCATGAGCGTGCGCACAATCGAGCTACTAACGCTCACACCGCGCACTTCTTCAATATCACCCCGCGTGACCGGCTGGCGATAGGCAATCAGCGCCAGCGTTTCCAGCAGCGCCCGGGAGTAGCGCTGAGGGCGCTCGTCCCACAGCCGCGACACCCAGTGAGCCAGGCGGGGGCGAATGCGTAGCTGGAAGCCAGAGGCGGTCTCTACCAGTTCCAGCGCGCCGTTATCGTGGCGCAGCGCCAGCCGCGACAGCGCTTCTCGTAGTGCTTTTCTCGATGGGCACTCATCGGCCAAAAACAGTGTTTCAAGGCGTTCCACGGGCAGCGGCTCTCCCGCGGCCAGCAGCGCCGCTTCAATAATATCGTCTAACGTGGTGTCTCTCACCGCGACTCCTCGTCAGGTTCAAACGCAGACTCTTCGAATGCCGAGGCGGCATTGCCCTGGTCCTCTTGCGCGCGCTCGAAAGCATCCTCTTCCTCATCGGTCAGCGCCGCTTGGCGGGCGCGCACGTGAATGGGCGACAGCGGCGCGTTTTGAACAATCTCAATCATGGCTTCTTTCGCTAGCTCTAAAATGGCCATAAAGGTCACCACCACACCGGCCCGGCCCTCTTCCAGGGTGAACAGCGCTTCAAAGGGGGTGTAACGCCCGCTCGCACTATCTTGGCTAAGCTGCTCCATGATATGCAGCATCCGTTCGCGGGTAGAGAGCACTTCTCGGCTGATCTGATGAGCCTGGGCCAGCTCTGCGCGCTTGAGAATATCGGAGAGCGCACCCAGCAGCTCATCCAGCTCCACATCGGGATGAATCATCCGGGTTTCCAACGGCGGCAGGCCCGCCTGCACGCTAAACCAGTCCCGCCCTACCCTGGGCAGCGTGTCCAGCGCTTCAGCAGCTTCTTTAAGGCGCTCGTACTCTTGCAAGCGGCGAATCAGCTCGGCACGGGGGTCTTCTTCCTCCTCGTCCTCCGCTTTTGGCGGGCGCGGCAGTAGCGTGCGGGATTTAATCTCTGCCAGCATAGCCGCCATCAGCAGATACTCTCCGGCCAGCTCAATCTCCATGGCTTTCATTAATTCCACGTACTCGATGTACTGGTGGGTAATGGTCGCCACGTTGATGGTCAGAATATCCAGGTTCTGGCGTCGAATTAAATATAGCAGCAGGTCCAGCGGCCCTTCGAAAGCCTCCAGAAAGACCCGCAGCGCTTCGGGCGGAATGTAGAGGTCTTCAGGCAGTTGCGTGATGGGCTCATCGAACAGACGCCCAAGCGCCTCCACTACCGGCTCGGCGGTCGATTGCACGTCTTGGTCTGGCGCTGCGCTAGGCGTCTCGCTCACGCGGGTCGTATCCTTGGTTGATGGCTCAGTGGTTGACTTAGTTGATGACTCAAAAAATGGCAGTGTAGCAGCGCATCCAGGGCGCGGCATCTAGCCAGCATCGGCAGCTTTGCGATAGCGTCCTTGATAGTCGAACAGCTTATCGCGGATTTGAAAGTGGCGACCCACCTTTCGGCCCACCACAAAGTCCGGATGACGCAGGCGGCGCTGCTCGCCCGCTACCTCATCAGGCGTCGTCGGCTGCCATTGGCCGCCTGGCGCTCGAAGGTGGGCACGCAGAAACACGGCATAAAACGCACGGCGCTGGGCCGGGGTTTCCAGCGCAAACCACTCGCTAAGGCTGGCACCATCTTCGTCGTAATAGGTCGCTTTCAGGCGCGGCAGGCCGCGACCGTTGGTGGTCGCCTCTAACTGCATACCGCTGACCCGCAACACTTTTGCGTCTTTTAGCTTCAGTGCATCTTTGAGCTTGTCATCGGCGTCCACCAGCAGCGTCTCGCAACCGTGGCAGCGGCGGGCGGCAATATCGTTTTCAGCGCCGCACTCGTCACACACTTTAAAGCGAAAACGAAATTCGCACTGACTGCGTCGCACTGTGTCATCCTCAATCAGCCCCTGGCAGCGGCGGCCAAAGTGCTCAATGACCAGCTCGCCGTCGCGCTTGCCCCAAAACAGGTTGGCGTGACAGCAGTCCGGGCAGGCTACCTGCACCGGTTCGCTGTCGCTATCCGGCTTGGGCTCGCCCACTTCCGGGGCATAGAGATCCCACGGGTTGCCCGCGTAGTCGAGGATCAAACACTCCTCTTTGCCGGGCGAAAGCCGCAGCCCGCGACCCACAATCTGCTGATAGAGGCTGACCGACTCTGTGGGGCGCAAGATCGCAATCAGATCAACATGGGGAGCATCAAAACCTGTCGTCAACACCGCAACGTTCACTAGAAACTTCAATTGACGCGCTTTAAAGGTATTGATGAGCGCAGTGCGCTCGGCAGAGGGCGTCGCGCCGGTAATCAGCGCCGCCTGCTCGGCGGGCAAATAGCCCATGATCTCTTCGGCATGGGCCACCGTGGCGGCAAAAATCATCACTCCTTGGCGATTGTCAGCATGCTCAACCACCTGGGCAATAATACCCGGCGTCGCACGACTCCCAGCCACCACGCGATTAAGCTCCTCCTCCCGAAACAGCCCGCTGGAGGCGGGCGCAAGCGTTGAGAAGTCGTA from Halomonas sp. 7T harbors:
- the nadA gene encoding quinolinate synthase NadA; its protein translation is MTIMTSQAELDAPLPSPYCPTRIPAEDEVRVDEIKQLLKANNAVLVAHYYTDDAIQQLAEETGGCVADSLEMARFGARHDATTLVVAGVRFMGETAKILSPEKRVLMPTLEATCSLDIGCPIDEFSAFCDAHPDRTVVVYANTSAAVKARADWVVTSSIAVEVIEHLQAKGEKILWAPDKHLGGYIQKKTGADMLMWDGACIVHEEFKAKGIEDLKRLYPDAAVLVHPESPDAVVKLADVAGSTSQLIKAAQTLPNEQLIVATDRGIFFKMQQAVPGKTLFEAPTAGNGATCRSCAHCPWMAMNALDNLAGALRHGSGEIFVDEALRQQALKPLERMLNFNA
- the dapA gene encoding 4-hydroxy-tetrahydrodipicolinate synthase, with the translated sequence MITGSIVALATPMKVNGDIDWEALRRLVNFHLDNGTDAIVAAGTTGEPTTMSFAEHFDVIRSVVEEVNGRIPVIAGTGANATSEAVELARYAGEVGADYCLSVCPYYNKPTQEGLYQHFKAVAEGSKLPVILYNVPSRTCSDLYNETVLRLAEVDNIIGLKDATGNLERAEDLINRLKGSGFMLYSGDDATACDFMLMGGHGDISVTANVAPQAMHDLCAAAIAGDADKAHQLNTRLMPLHTNLGIESNPIPVKWALHRMGYMDAGIRLPLTWLSEKYHGTVSEALQLAGVVEE
- a CDS encoding sulfurtransferase TusA family protein; protein product: MAGQTPDLILDASGLHCPLPLLKAKQALSGLAPGQLLEVRATDAGAWRDMASFTEQSAHVLEQREQRDDVYIFWIRKAGNTHS
- the rluB gene encoding 23S rRNA pseudouridine(2605) synthase RluB → MSQSNNTTPPTSEKLQKVLARAGLGSRREMETAISDGRVKVNSKVAKLGDRVEARDKVSFDDRPVTLRPEEEVPRRVIMYNKPEGELCTRKDPEGRRTVFERLPRLKGERWIAIGRLDINTSGLLLFTTDGELANRLMHPSTQVEREYAVRVMGDVKREHIVAMVDGVMLEDGPARFTDVQEFGGEGINTWFHVVILEGRNREVRRLWESQELTVSRLKRVRYGNIFLDKRAKAGEWVELSQDEVDDLATLANLETRKVPELTPDEKNRWSRDKHKRRPVQAMRKPKRR
- a CDS encoding segregation and condensation protein A, whose translation is MSETPSAAPDQDVQSTAEPVVEALGRLFDEPITQLPEDLYIPPEALRVFLEAFEGPLDLLLYLIRRQNLDILTINVATITHQYIEYVELMKAMEIELAGEYLLMAAMLAEIKSRTLLPRPPKAEDEEEEDPRAELIRRLQEYERLKEAAEALDTLPRVGRDWFSVQAGLPPLETRMIHPDVELDELLGALSDILKRAELAQAHQISREVLSTRERMLHIMEQLSQDSASGRYTPFEALFTLEEGRAGVVVTFMAILELAKEAMIEIVQNAPLSPIHVRARQAALTDEEEDAFERAQEDQGNAASAFEESAFEPDEESR
- the bamC gene encoding outer membrane protein assembly factor BamC, translating into MSPVLKKPVLEKRVLKWIPLALATAVALAGCARDGYYHDRNLDYTEAAPAPPLVLPETRNTQRYRDVMPVPQAATQGTRIESAADIAPPQSLTVGSGLEPDYVERRQVGNQSWLVIAAETGAVWPQLEAFARSRQLGVQQSNANQGVIETSQATLRLQSALRAGSSEVRCEQGGQTQANCLDALEQYLGARSASASASSSWTAQRLASQQTLQIRQQDDEWQVVIPQPVDRVWAELNHYLALDFSVEGQRDLLDTSAENYEFLVEYMTESERGRNPLQIVFSPDVRRMSQEIRLALQPNGDQTILRAINASERRLSADDQRELLERVSGYLR
- a CDS encoding peroxiredoxin, whose product is MSIELGQPVTNFSATATGDTTITLSELKGKQVVIYFYPKASTPGCTTEGGDFRDRKHQFDAANTVIIGVSRDGIRAQENFKAKQNFNFELISDKDEQVCQLFDVIKLKKMYGKEHLGIERSTFLIDSEGKLAKAWRGVKVPGHVDEVLAAAETLHAEH
- a CDS encoding AI-2E family transporter, encoding MTMRTILKSWVERYFSDEEALILLLVLVAGFAAIIWFGRMLAPFFTALVLAFLLQGVVNGLTRRSVPHLLSVIIVFLGFISVLLTLAFILMPLIWNQLVGLVQEIPRMFASGQGWLDELQARYPNLITPDQMQSWIGVAGREISQLGQRALTLSLASLGNVMALIIYLVLVPILVFFMLKDRETLVGFTLSLLPQKRTLLTRIWHEMDTQIANYIRGKFIEIIIVGSVAFFTFAFFGLPYTALLAVLVGLSVLVPYIGAAVATLPVAAVAGFHFGISEQFAYVLVAYGVIQALDGNVLAPVLFSETNNIHPVSIIVAVLFFGGIWGFWGIFFAIPLATLLKALVYAWPRGIKEQEENRLLQHSGHINRSEQELP
- a CDS encoding M48 family metalloprotease, with protein sequence MPHLRTIYPRWALALFFALSTAAVTPPGHAIDDYQLPSLGGASTSVSNEEYRLGRAWLRQFRAQAPQWQDPIVNDYVQGLIARLAPHSQLGNLQTTIVMVDNRSLNAFAVPGGVVGINSGLFAFAEDEGAFVSVLAHELGHLSQRHYARGSARAEQTQLPAMAAMLAGMLIAASGGGDAGLAAAMGSQAALIQDQLSYSRRFEQEADRIGLQAMANAGYDPEAMVRMFGAMQRMARLQGGTPPEFLLSHPVSDSRLSDAQVRASQLRVADTYTSNTLYDMMRARALLSIYHNTPQQAASRLDQENAGEPAQRYLGALIAAHNGQTDSALNTLDQLARELPDYSMLPASAASIALDAQRYDDAITRSQRLLRLSPNYLPAQLVLAEAQLQRNPEAAYNLLREITARHPENPQGFSLLAEAAGRSGDNGWGHLARAEHLQLTGRIDSGIRQLSIAKDAARQENDQQALARIEQRREAFLEYREALEKF
- the scpB gene encoding SMC-Scp complex subunit ScpB, which codes for MRDTTLDDIIEAALLAAGEPLPVERLETLFLADECPSRKALREALSRLALRHDNGALELVETASGFQLRIRPRLAHWVSRLWDERPQRYSRALLETLALIAYRQPVTRGDIEEVRGVSVSSSIVRTLMERGWIRVVGHRDVPGRPAVYATTRSFLDDFGLKTLDALPPMHTLINGEDHEALPLEEASAEQNLPSALDETAQSVQDAPPQSKDTTSAESADPHAETALTQPLSFADLEARLAARAQRQHDARTQTNDVRSDDHESE
- the purC gene encoding phosphoribosylaminoimidazolesuccinocarboxamide synthase is translated as MEKRQELYAGKAKSVYTTDDPDVLVLHFRDDTSAFDGKKKEALARKGMVNNIFNAFIMQRLEEGGIPTHFEKQLSDNESLVKKMQMIPVECVVRNIAAGSLVKRLGVEEGIALTPPTFELFLKNDEKGDPMINESLAETFGWATPEQLAKMKALTFKVNHILKQLFAEGDMLLVDYKLEFGVFKGEVVLGDEFSPDGCRLWDANTREKLDKDRFRQGLGGVIEAYEEVGRRLGITFPA